The region ACACGAAGGGGAGGAaatcttgtgtatgtgtgtgtgtgtgtgtgtgcatgtatgtgtacacatatgtgtgtgtgtgcatgtatgtgtacacctatgtgtgtgtgtgtgtgtatgtgtgtgtgtgtgtgtgcgtgtatgtgtacacatatgtctgtatgtgtgtgtgtgtgtgtgtgtgtgtgtgtatgtgtacacatatgtgtgtgtgtatgtgtgtgtataagagagaggagtgagggaTTTGTATATACTAAACCAGACACCTGATGCCTACATCTACTGTACCTGGAGCCTGAGTGCACCAACCTTTTGCATCCatgacacagaaacagacatgtTCAATCAAATACAGATCAAATACAGCTCAAATGCCAACTAACTGCCAATTCACAACACCAAAGCCTGTAACCAGAGAAATTCTTGCAGTTTTTTAGAACCCCATaatcaaattaataaataatgctcTTGTTGCCTTATAtagatatatgtatatataacaaaaaataagtatataCAAAACAATACTGAAgtgtactttttctttttagaaTCAAGCAAATCATTCCCATTGACGGagcatgttttttgttgtttttggtttgatTAATGCTGACAGTGTGGAGGGGGCAGTGCTGTCCTCTGCCTTCTGGGTACCCAAGGCTTGTATCTTACAATGAAATAgcaggagtgggagagggagtaGGTGCAGGGGTGGGGGCGGACATGGTGATGACCAGGCTCATGCTGTCAGTTCCTCCCGTAGCTCTTTGTTCCTGCGGACCACAGCGGCATGCTTCTCCTGAAGGCACAACAAACACATACGACTTTATGACTGAAACCACCAGAGAAGAAACCGCAGAATGTAGGCCTCTCATTCTCAGTTCACCAGCTTGGAGTTCAGTTAGGAGCAGTTAATTCCTGTAGCCGGTAGTGAGGCCACAGAGCAGGTAGAAACAGGAGGTGGAGGTTAATTAAAATTTGAGCAGGGAACAAACCACATTAATGGTACGCACTTCTCTCCGATTTGAGCAGGAGTATCAAATAGACGACTCAGAGTATGTAACAGCATGTTCTTCCTACCACTTCTGGTACATTTAATTATAGCTCCATGTAAAACCGTCACAAAAATGTAAGACAGCATTACAGGAATGGTTACTAAGAGCGTGGATTCGACAGAAAGGACTGGCTGTTGTGCACTCACCCgctttcatttgaaaatggcCTTACATGCCCTTATGGAGACAACATTATCTATTCTGGTAGTGCTGGAGAACCAGTGGTGGAAATGCTAGGCTTCAGTGAGCCTATAATTGCTGGAGTCATGATTAGTTCATACTAGCCAGTTTAATAGCGTCACTCCTTTTGGGTTAAACAAAGCTGTACTCGCCCTGCTCTACTAACAAGACCCCTATTGACCCTCCAGATCACCTTCTCCTGCAGGCGCTCCATCATGGCTGCCAGGAAAGCCTGGCGGTTCTCCTCGATGTGCTCCATCTTCAGAGTCAGCTTCTCCTCCGCCATCTTGCTGAAGTTGTTGTTCTCCTCCACGGCCCTGAGCAGGACGTCCCGCTCATGCTCACGTTTCTCTGCCAGTGACTTCCGAAGCAGTGCCTCCTGGGActgcagtgaggggggggggggcttattgCAACAAACTATTTACTTGAAAGTATTCTAGTAGCATTCTAGGTTGATTCTCCAAAAATATCATTTCATTACCTTACAAGTATTCTGCATATGAATATCTCTCTGAAGCAGGAAAGGCAAATTAATCCCACATAGGCCATTTTAGTGCCCATTCAAATAAGATGTCAGTATAATAATGTCAGTAATAATTTTGGCTATATGACAATAAGACATAGTAGTACATAATATGGCTCTAAGACATAGTACAACCAGTACAAAACAGTCCCTGTTTTCTTTTGGGTCACATGACTGTTACCTTAATCCTTCTGTGTATATTCACGGTACAGTACACATTGGCAcgactttggtcctcatgttgacaaaagcCAATAACAGCCACCGAAaccaatcaaaagccaagaatctagactagatactgaaagctgcaCTCAGGATGTGATTGAatgcacctgactaatcagaaaccgctgggaagccaactgtccaattacttttggtcccctaccATGAAGGTACTTTGCATTGAAtgggatgtgattcctacagGGAACACCCAATATGGATCATATTAAAGCAAATCTAATTTAacctcatgttcattgttttatttcaaagccAATGagctagagtacagagccaaaagaacataattgtaccactgtccaaatacttcgaCTGCACTGCAGGTACAATAGCCATGACTTGGCACTTTAATGCATATTGGGTAAATGTGAGCGTCTGTCCAATGGAGCAGTTTAATTTGCCTGCTCGACGGTTACATTAAAATTATTTAGCATGTAATGTTACAATAACTTAAATAGGCACGCGTTTCTCTGAACATCTTTCACCCTTGCCATCATAGTAGTACATTTGGCATGGTGTGTTAGACTGCACTTATCTTTAGCTCTTATCTGTAGGTCATTTTGGTTCACTGATTTTAACAAACAATTGTGGagaataaaacctttaaattggTTCAGGCAagtctgtgattgacagcttaATGCAGCTCCACACATTCTGGGGTTCATGAAACCTCTCTGAGGTCCAGACATATGactcagcattttttttttaaatgaacaaaagcaTGTTCCCGTTTGTCTGTGGTCAAGATGAAATGAATAGGGCACTCACTCTCCTGCGGTCCTCGGCCGCCTCCAGCTTCTTCTGGATGTCCCCCAGAGAGACGTCCTTTTTGGGGGGCGAGGTGATGCTGTGGGCTGTGTCCGACACTGGGGAGGGAGA is a window of Conger conger chromosome 1, fConCon1.1, whole genome shotgun sequence DNA encoding:
- the LOC133138311 gene encoding stathmin-2-like; this encodes MAKTAVAYKEKMKELSVLSLFCSCFHPETPNKLVCEFEDMEVKPINKRASGQAFEVILKSPSPVSDTAHSITSPPKKDVSLGDIQKKLEAAEDRRRSQEALLRKSLAEKREHERDVLLRAVEENNNFSKMAEEKLTLKMEHIEENRQAFLAAMMERLQEKEKHAAVVRRNKELREELTA